One window from the genome of Malus domestica chromosome 01, GDT2T_hap1 encodes:
- the LOC103434203 gene encoding uncharacterized protein, with translation MGEALLTTLSIENSHLSTLLSMDSGSVSHDELEREMNRTFILSRPPDINLPLLSEPSPPPQTWNDSCDILDVGLGSQVYEAEATITLPKVARKCNKRLDSIWGAWFFFSFYFKPVLNEKSKCKIIRDSNGVSGYNKADLQLDAFLVQHDMENMYMWVFKDRPENALGKMQLRSYMNGHSRQGERPFPFSADRGFVRSHRMQRKHYRGLSNPQCVHGIEVVRSPNLMCLDDEERKRWAELTGRDINFSIPPEASDFGTWRNLQNTDLELERPAPPKNNINSQPRKLLDGTGLNLSTQPSEHVNNEGMDLSPVSNKRKKDLFPHGNDNDCLPNNPHFDRSGKDHPVESHWFNEFSGVMKKASGPVTAAKTIYEDEEGFLIIVSLPFVDLQRVKVTWRNTPSRGIVKISCVSTACLPSIKRRDRTFQLTDPTPEHCPRGEFVREIELPTHIPEDAKLEAYCDETGTMLEIMVPKRRVGPEEHEVRVCLRPSPWNEREHLLT, from the coding sequence ATGGGGGAAGCTCTTCTGACTACCCTGTCCATAGAGAATTCTCATTTGTCTACATTATTGTCTATGGATTCGGGTTCTGTTTCAcatgatgaattggaaagagaGATGAATAGGACTTTCATACTTTCTCGTCCTCCTGATATCAATCTTCCGCTACTGTCTGAGCCTAGCCCACCTCCTCAAACTTGGAATGATTCATGTGACAtcttagatgtaggccttggGTCTCAAGTTTATGAGGCCGAGGCGACAATCACTCTCCCCAAAGTTGCAAGGAAATGCAACAAGAGGCTTGATAGCATTTGGGGTGCATGGTTCTTCTTCAGCTTCTACTTCAAGCCTGTTTTGAATGAGAAGTCCAAGTGTAAGATCATTCGGGACAGTAATGGGGTGTCTGGGTACAACAAGGCAGACTTACAGTTAGATGCTTTCTTGGTTCAGCATGATATGGAGAACATGTATATGTGGGTTTTCAAGGATAGGCCTGAAAATGCACTGGGGAAGATGCAGCTGAGGAGCTACATGAATGGGCATTCTCGCCAAGGAGAACGCCCATTCCCATTTAGTGCGGACAGGGGCTTTGTTCGGTCTCATCGTATGCAGAGGAAGCATTACAGGGGTCTTTCTAACCCGCAGTGTGTTCACGGGATAGAAGTTGTTCGGTCACCCAACCTCATGTGTCTTGATGACGAAGAGAGGAAGAGGTGGGCAGAGCTTACAGGCCGAGATATAAATTTCTCAATCCCACCTGAAGCAAGTGACTTTGGTACCTGGAGGAACCTTCAGAACACAGATTTGGAGCTTGAACGGCCTGCCCCTCCAAAGAACAACATAAATTCACAACCAAGAAAATTGCTTGATGGCACGGGTTTGAATTTGTCAACTCAGCCATCAGAGCATGTCAACAACGAGGGGATGGACCTGTCACCGGTCTCCAATAAGCGGAAGAAGGACCTTTTCCCCCATGGGAATGACAATGACTGTTTGCCTAATAACCCACATTTCGACAGATCCGGCAAAGACCACCCAGTTGAGTCACATTGGTTTAATGAGTTCAGCGGGGTGATGAAGAAAGCATCCGGCCCTGTTACAGCCGCAAAAACAATTTATGAGGATGAGGAAGGGTTTTTGATCATTGTCAGCTTGCCGTTTGTAGATCTTCAGAGGGTAAAGGTTACTTGGAGGAATACTCCCTCACGTGGGATAGTAAAGATATCTTGTGTGAGTACAGCTTGTTTGCCATCCATTAAGAGACGTGATAGAACATTTCAGCTAACAGATCCAACGCCGGAGCACTGCCCTCGTGGGGAATTCGTGAGGGAAATTGAGCTTCCCACCCACATTCCAGAAGATGCTAAACTGGAAGCGTACTGCGATGAGACAGGAACAATGCTCGAGATTATGGTGCCCAAACGTCGAGTGGGACCAGAAGAACACGAGGTCCGTGTGTGCCTTCGCCCCTCTCCCTGGAACGAAAGGGAGCATCTGTTGACCTGA
- the LOC103406372 gene encoding ubiquitin-conjugating enzyme E2 7-like yields the protein MATTPASQASLLLQKQLKDLCKNPVDGFSAGLVNEANIFEWSVTIIGPPDTFYEGGFFNAIMSFPEDYPCNPPVVRFTSEMWHPNVYADGKVCISILHPPGDDPNGYELATERWNPVHTVESIVLSIISMLSSPNDESPANVDAAKQWRESREEFRKRVGRCVRKSQEML from the exons ATGGCTACGACTCCTGCTTCCCAAGCCAGCCTCCTCCTCCAAAAGCAACTCAAAG ATCTCTGCAAAAACCCAGTTGATGGATTCTCAGCCGGTTTGGTGAACGAAGCCAACATCTTCGAATGGAGTGTCACGATTATTGGCCCACCCGATACTTTCTA TGAGGGCGGTTTCTTTAATGCCATCATGAGTTTCCCCGAGGATTATCCGTGCAACCCTCCTGTCGTGAGATTTACCTCAGAGATGTGGCACCCCAATG TTTACGCCGATGGAAAGGTTtgtatttcaattcttcatccCCCTGGTGACGATCCAAATGGCTACGAGCTTGCAACTGAGCGCTGGAATCCAGTCCATACA GTTGAGAGCATTGTTTTGAGTATAATCTCAATGCTTTCAAGTCCTAATGATGAATCTCCTGCGAATGTCGATGCTGCA AAACAATGGAGAGAAAGTAGGGAGGAGTTCCGGAAGAGAGTAGGGCGGTGTGTCAGAAAGTCTCAAGAAATGTTATGA